The following are from one region of the Salvia splendens isolate huo1 chromosome 2, SspV2, whole genome shotgun sequence genome:
- the LOC121783513 gene encoding guanylate kinase 2, chloroplastic/mitochondrial-like, with amino-acid sequence MLFRRICCSISKSYHNPFSLSPILTNPSRNPTSYSVYSPNLKTLRLASRRTISATPNSLVSESSTNSHMDDSRRPPVVPIPHPDSAGRAEVFRALEASLGSSFSSDPIIPDPNPLIIVISGPSGVGKDAVIKRLREVREDLHFVVTATSRPKREGEVDGKDYYFMSKEEFLSMIEKNELLEYAMVYGDYKGVPKQQIRDYMEKGYDVVLRVDIQGAAYLRKILRDNAVFVFLVAESEEALVKRLIGRKTETVEALLMRVASAKEELKHVKDFDYVVVNKEGELEGSVKLMESIIDAEKAKVQQRRAVV; translated from the coding sequence ATGCTATTCCGAAGGATCTGCTGCTCCATTTCCAAATCCTATCACAACCCATTTTCCCTCTCCCCAATACTGACGAACCCTTCTCGCAATCCAACCTCTTATTCAGTATATTCGCCCAATTTGAAAACCCTAAGATTAGCTTCGCGAAGAACCATTTCCGCAACTCCGAACAGTCTTGTTTCAGAGAGCTCCACGAATTCGCATATGGATGACTCCAGGAGACCTCCAGTGGTCCCCATTCCGCACCCTGATTCTGCGGGCCGGGCCGAAGTTTTCCGGGCCCTCGAAGCCTCTTTGGGGTCATCATTCAGCTCCGACCCCATAATCCCGGACCCTAACCCTCTGATTATCGTGATTAGCGGTCCTAGTGGTGTAGGAAAAGATGCTGTGATTAAAAGGTTGAGGGAAGTTAGGGAGGATTTGCATTTTGTGGTCACGGCAACTAGCCGGCCTAAACGGGAGGGAGAAGTTGATGGCAAAGATTACTATTTTATGAGTAAAGAGGAGTTTTTGTCGATGATTGAGAAAAATGAGCTGTTGGAGTATGCAATGGTGTATGGGGATTATAAGGGTGTTCCGAAGCAGCAGATTAGGGATTACATGGAGAAAGGGTATGATGTCGTGTTGAGGGTGGATATACAGGGTGCAGCTTATTTGAGGAAGATCTTGAGAGATAATgctgtttttgtgtttttggtGGCCGAGAGTGAGGAGGCGCTGGTGAAGAGATTGATAGGTAGGAAGACAGAGACGGTGGAGGCTTTGCTGATGAGAGTTGCATCGGCTAAGGAGGAGCTGAAGCATGTGAAGGATTTCGATTATGTGGTTGTGAATAAGGAGGGTGAGCTGGAGGGTTCGGTGAAGTTGATGGAATCCATCATTGATGCGGAGAAGGCGAAGGTGCAGCAGCGTAGAGCAGTGGTTTAG